Proteins encoded together in one Nocardioides marinisabuli window:
- a CDS encoding acyl-CoA dehydrogenase family protein, producing the protein MQLALSAEDQKFREQMRTFFTTEVSEDIRRAVIEGRELTKEQIVESQQTLNKAGLAVPHWPTEWGGQDWSDLQRHIWNEEMQRAGVPTPLAFNASMIGPVLAQFGSQEIKERFLPKTANLDIWWSQGFSEPDAGSDLASLRTTAVKDGDDWVVNGQKTWTTLGQYGDWIFTLVRTDPDVKKQAGISMLLIDMTSPGLTVRPIELIDGGHEVNEVWFEDVRVPAENLVGELNSGWTIAKFLLGNERVGVAPVGTTKRILARAKSLAGERASEPLLAARIAELENDLLALELTALRVVAHSADGEPHPASSVLKLRGTELQQAVSELMVDLAGPASIASGAGGDSALDEWTHHTTPTYLNLRKASIYGGSNEIQRQIISRTILGL; encoded by the coding sequence ATGCAGCTTGCCCTGTCCGCCGAGGACCAGAAGTTCCGCGAGCAGATGCGCACCTTCTTCACCACCGAGGTGTCCGAGGACATCCGTCGCGCGGTGATCGAGGGACGTGAGCTCACCAAGGAGCAGATCGTCGAGAGCCAGCAGACCCTCAACAAGGCCGGCCTGGCGGTGCCGCACTGGCCGACCGAGTGGGGCGGGCAGGACTGGAGCGACCTGCAGCGCCACATCTGGAACGAGGAGATGCAGCGCGCCGGCGTCCCGACGCCGCTGGCCTTCAACGCCAGCATGATCGGCCCGGTGCTCGCGCAGTTCGGCAGCCAGGAGATCAAGGAGCGGTTCCTGCCCAAGACCGCCAACCTCGACATCTGGTGGAGCCAGGGCTTCTCGGAGCCCGACGCCGGCTCCGACCTGGCCAGCCTGCGCACCACCGCGGTCAAGGACGGCGACGACTGGGTCGTCAACGGCCAGAAGACCTGGACCACGCTGGGCCAGTACGGCGACTGGATCTTCACGCTCGTGCGCACCGACCCCGACGTCAAGAAGCAGGCCGGCATCTCGATGCTGCTCATCGACATGACCAGCCCGGGGCTGACCGTGCGCCCCATCGAGCTGATCGACGGCGGCCACGAGGTCAACGAGGTCTGGTTCGAGGACGTGCGCGTGCCCGCCGAGAACCTGGTCGGCGAGCTCAACAGCGGCTGGACGATCGCCAAGTTCCTGCTCGGCAACGAGCGGGTCGGCGTCGCACCCGTCGGCACCACCAAGCGCATCCTGGCCCGGGCCAAGTCGCTGGCCGGCGAGCGGGCGAGCGAGCCGCTGCTCGCGGCCCGCATCGCCGAGCTCGAGAACGACCTGCTCGCGCTCGAGCTGACCGCGCTGCGCGTGGTCGCCCACTCCGCCGACGGCGAGCCGCACCCGGCCTCCTCGGTGCTCAAGCTGCGCGGCACCGAGCTGCAGCAGGCGGTCAGCGAGCTGATGGTCGACCTGGCCGGGCCGGCCAGCATCGCCTCCGGCGCGGGTGGGGACAGCGCCCTCGACGAGTGGACCCACCACACGACGCCGACGTACCTCAACCTGCGCAAGGCCTCGATCTACGGCGGGTCCAACGAGATCCAGCGCCAGATCATCAGCCGCACGATCCTGGGACTGTGA
- the glgA gene encoding glycogen synthase, giving the protein MRVDVLTKEYPPEVYGGAGVHVAELVRALRARDDLTARVHAFGAPRAEDLTSSYAEPVELEGANAALRTMGVDLAIAAGCAGTDLVHSHTWYANLAGHLAGLLHDVPHVVSAHSLEPLRPWKAEQLGGGYRLSSWVERTAYESAAAVIAVSAAMRDDVLRSYPAVDPARVHTVHNGIDTALWTPVEDPERVRRLGVDPDRPSVVFVGRITRQKGLPLFLRAVAALPPDVQVVLCAGAPDTPEIMAEVEALVADLRAGRDGVVWIADMLPRADVVALLSAATVFACPSVYEPLGIVNLEAMACETAVVATATGGIPEVVVAPGGEAAATGLLVPIEQADDGSGTPLDPERYVADFAEALTSLVTDPERAASMGRAGRERAVASFGWPAIAERTMEVYRSVL; this is encoded by the coding sequence GTGCGAGTCGATGTGCTGACCAAGGAGTACCCACCCGAGGTGTACGGCGGCGCCGGCGTGCACGTCGCCGAGCTGGTGCGCGCGCTGCGGGCGCGCGACGACCTCACCGCCCGGGTCCACGCGTTCGGCGCGCCCCGGGCCGAGGACCTGACCTCCTCCTACGCCGAGCCCGTCGAGCTCGAGGGCGCCAACGCTGCGCTGCGCACAATGGGCGTCGACCTGGCCATCGCGGCCGGCTGCGCCGGCACCGACCTGGTGCACTCCCACACCTGGTACGCCAACCTCGCCGGTCACCTCGCCGGCCTGCTGCACGACGTGCCCCACGTCGTCTCGGCGCACTCCCTGGAGCCGCTGCGGCCGTGGAAGGCCGAGCAGCTCGGCGGCGGCTACCGCCTCTCCTCGTGGGTCGAGCGGACGGCGTACGAGTCGGCGGCCGCGGTCATCGCGGTGTCGGCGGCGATGCGCGACGACGTGCTGCGCTCCTACCCCGCCGTCGACCCCGCGCGGGTGCACACCGTGCACAACGGCATCGACACGGCGCTCTGGACCCCGGTCGAGGACCCCGAGCGGGTACGCCGCCTGGGCGTCGACCCCGACCGCCCGTCGGTCGTCTTCGTCGGGCGGATCACCCGCCAGAAGGGCCTGCCGCTCTTCCTGCGCGCCGTGGCCGCGCTGCCGCCCGACGTGCAGGTGGTGCTCTGCGCGGGCGCCCCGGACACCCCCGAGATCATGGCCGAGGTCGAGGCGCTGGTCGCCGACCTGCGCGCCGGGCGCGACGGCGTCGTGTGGATCGCCGACATGCTGCCGCGCGCCGACGTGGTCGCACTGCTCAGCGCCGCCACCGTCTTCGCCTGCCCCTCGGTCTACGAGCCCCTGGGCATCGTCAACCTCGAGGCGATGGCCTGCGAGACCGCCGTGGTGGCGACCGCGACCGGGGGCATCCCCGAGGTGGTCGTGGCGCCCGGTGGCGAGGCCGCGGCGACCGGGCTGCTGGTCCCGATCGAGCAGGCCGACGACGGCAGCGGCACCCCTCTTGACCCGGAGCGCTACGTCGCCGACTTCGCCGAGGCGCTGACCTCGCTGGTCACCGACCCCGAGCGGGCCGCGAGCATGGGCCGGGCCGGGCGCGAGCGGGCCGTCGCGTCCTTCGGGTGGCCGGCGATCGCCGAGCGGACCATGGAGGTCTACCGCTCGGTGCTGTGA
- a CDS encoding phosphodiester glycosidase family protein, with protein sequence MLPRSRTTALALAVVLAGLGAPALADESPTGRAPLAATEPGVPAGGVDGPHSSDGVRGEVAPRAVARDDEPGTRVVLEQRRIAPGVKFSSWSETDSRGPVRSHLLAVDLDESSLQLDYAAPTTVAATDDVMSLARAREAIAAVNGDFFDIGRTGAPLGVGRSVTRGLFNARASGWNSAFYLTRKGRPQVGEVTLRGAIKERPAATVTNFNSHFVAPGGIGVYTQRWGSSPGYAVTQGQEKDVRMVEVRDGRVVANRARLRPGSKIRGLVLVGRGEGAKQLRKLRRGSATVRWWLGGRPSMVVTGSKALIDEGVVQVVDDTEMHPRTAVGIDRDTNEVLLLVVDGRSSTSRGQTLVELARTMVELGADEALNLDGGGSSTMVAREQGALQVQNSPSDGSLRQVANGLVVTQR encoded by the coding sequence GTGCTCCCCCGCTCACGCACCACCGCCCTCGCGCTCGCCGTCGTGCTCGCGGGTCTCGGCGCGCCCGCGCTGGCCGACGAGTCCCCCACGGGTCGGGCCCCCCTCGCCGCGACCGAGCCAGGGGTCCCGGCCGGCGGGGTCGACGGGCCGCACAGCTCCGACGGGGTGCGCGGCGAGGTCGCCCCGCGCGCCGTGGCGCGCGACGACGAGCCGGGTACGCGGGTGGTGCTCGAGCAGCGCCGCATCGCCCCGGGCGTGAAGTTCTCCTCGTGGAGCGAGACCGACTCGCGCGGCCCGGTGCGCTCCCACCTGCTCGCCGTCGACCTCGACGAGAGCAGCCTCCAGCTCGACTACGCCGCACCGACCACGGTGGCCGCCACCGACGACGTGATGTCCCTGGCGCGAGCCCGCGAGGCGATCGCTGCCGTCAACGGCGACTTCTTCGACATCGGCCGCACCGGTGCCCCGCTGGGCGTCGGCCGCTCGGTGACCCGCGGGCTGTTCAACGCCCGGGCCAGCGGCTGGAACTCCGCGTTCTACCTCACCAGGAAGGGCCGCCCCCAGGTCGGCGAGGTGACCCTGCGCGGCGCCATCAAGGAGCGCCCCGCCGCCACCGTCACCAACTTCAACTCCCACTTCGTGGCGCCCGGCGGCATCGGCGTCTACACCCAGCGCTGGGGCTCCTCGCCGGGGTACGCCGTCACGCAGGGCCAGGAGAAGGACGTGCGGATGGTCGAGGTGCGCGACGGCCGGGTCGTGGCCAACCGCGCCAGGCTGCGCCCCGGGTCGAAGATCCGCGGGCTCGTGCTCGTCGGCCGCGGCGAGGGCGCCAAGCAGCTGCGCAAGCTGCGGCGCGGCTCGGCGACCGTGCGCTGGTGGCTGGGCGGGCGGCCGTCGATGGTCGTCACCGGCAGCAAGGCCCTCATCGACGAGGGCGTGGTGCAGGTCGTCGACGACACCGAGATGCACCCGCGCACCGCGGTCGGCATCGACCGCGACACCAACGAGGTGCTGCTGCTGGTCGTCGACGGTCGCTCCTCGACCAGCCGCGGGCAGACCCTCGTCGAGCTGGCCCGCACGATGGTCGAGCTGGGCGCCGACGAGGCGCTCAACCTCGACGGCGGCGGCTCCAGCACCATGGTGGCCCGCGAGCAGGGGGCGCTGCAGGTGCAGAACTCGCCCTCCGACGGGTCGCTGCGCCAGGTCGCCAACGGCCTGGTCGTCACCCAGCGCTGA
- a CDS encoding DUF1800 domain-containing protein, protein MPSPYAPGRYRATPTLGGGARHLALRFSYGLTPELVSAVKGAGGGLAWFDAQLDRPYDATADASLCDWWPDLHLDAATIWQRQVSGGRGTWEVMADYARRLLVRRMTSPHQVHEVMTDFWESHLHVPANGDSQGVWRASYGDVVRRHALGRFDELLVEAVTHPAMLIFLDNATSTKSHPNENLGRELLELHTVGVGAHTEADVKASARILTGWRVDLWRTWEASYSPQDHWTGPVAVGDFRDANSDPDGRRLTRRYLRHLAHHPATARRIARKLATKFISDTPSEQVVDELAEVYLAHDTAVVPVLRALVRTQEFRKAKGQKLRDPAEDVVASYRALGAEVVAPRADDHAANAVLWQSDAVGMRPAAWPRPDGPPLHGDPWASPSRALASMEVHWSLAGGWWPKKGVTWQSPQQWAPELPIEFRDLVDHLSRAVHGRRSSRQLLRAACDAVETRPGERITGDHRLMAWQFNRLLGVLLDHPHHYHR, encoded by the coding sequence GTGCCGTCGCCGTACGCCCCCGGTCGCTACCGGGCCACCCCCACGCTCGGTGGCGGTGCCCGGCACCTGGCGCTGCGCTTCTCCTACGGGCTGACCCCCGAGCTGGTCTCGGCGGTCAAGGGGGCGGGGGGCGGGCTGGCCTGGTTCGACGCCCAGCTCGACCGGCCCTACGACGCCACCGCCGACGCCTCGCTGTGCGACTGGTGGCCCGACCTGCACCTCGACGCCGCCACGATCTGGCAGCGCCAGGTCAGCGGCGGCCGCGGCACCTGGGAGGTGATGGCCGACTACGCACGGCGGCTGCTGGTGCGCCGGATGACCTCGCCGCACCAGGTGCACGAGGTGATGACCGACTTCTGGGAGTCACACCTGCACGTGCCGGCCAACGGCGACTCGCAGGGCGTCTGGCGCGCGTCGTACGGCGACGTGGTGCGCCGCCACGCGCTGGGGCGCTTCGACGAGCTGCTCGTCGAGGCGGTGACGCACCCCGCGATGCTGATCTTCCTCGACAACGCGACCTCCACGAAGTCGCACCCCAACGAGAACCTCGGGCGCGAGCTGCTCGAGCTGCACACGGTCGGGGTCGGCGCCCACACCGAGGCCGACGTGAAGGCCTCGGCGCGCATCCTGACCGGCTGGCGGGTCGACCTGTGGCGCACCTGGGAGGCCTCCTACTCGCCCCAGGACCACTGGACCGGCCCCGTCGCCGTCGGCGACTTCCGCGACGCCAACAGCGACCCCGACGGGCGCAGGCTGACCCGCCGCTACCTGCGCCACCTGGCCCACCACCCCGCCACCGCGCGCCGCATCGCGCGCAAGCTGGCGACCAAGTTCATCAGCGACACCCCCTCAGAGCAGGTGGTCGACGAGCTCGCCGAGGTCTACCTGGCCCACGACACCGCGGTGGTGCCGGTGCTGCGCGCGCTGGTGCGCACCCAGGAGTTCCGCAAGGCCAAGGGCCAGAAGCTGCGCGACCCCGCCGAGGACGTCGTGGCCTCCTACCGGGCGCTGGGCGCCGAGGTGGTCGCTCCCCGCGCCGACGACCACGCGGCCAACGCGGTGCTCTGGCAGAGCGACGCCGTCGGGATGCGCCCGGCGGCCTGGCCGCGCCCCGACGGCCCGCCGCTGCACGGCGACCCGTGGGCCTCGCCCAGCCGGGCGCTGGCCTCGATGGAGGTGCACTGGTCGCTGGCCGGCGGCTGGTGGCCCAAGAAGGGCGTCACCTGGCAGTCGCCGCAGCAGTGGGCCCCCGAGCTGCCGATCGAGTTCCGCGACCTCGTCGACCACCTCTCCCGGGCGGTGCACGGACGCCGCTCGAGCCGCCAGCTGCTGCGCGCGGCGTGCGACGCGGTCGAGACCCGCCCCGGCGAGCGGATCACCGGCGACCACCGGCTGATGGCCTGGCAGTTCAACCGGCTGCTGGGCGTCCTGCTCGACCATCCCCACCACTACCACCGCTGA
- a CDS encoding inositol monophosphatase family protein yields the protein MQTTDVLTLLRTVGEEVVEPRFRSLADAEVMEKNPGDLVTVADREAEVRITEVLEREHPGAVVLGEEAAEEDGSVLERFATADHAFTVDPVDGTKNFVRGSPDHAMMIAELRDGEVVRSWIWQPQHRTAYVAERGRGAWRNGERLTRPPVGEHLRGVTSRRSWIGRALGTLGALELTWVCCGVDYPRVVEGGADYALYRKTKPWDHAPGALLLSEAGGVLGTFDGEPYRPQAPAPAGLVAAADRATYDLVRGLLHALPGL from the coding sequence GTGCAGACAACCGACGTGCTGACCCTGCTCCGGACCGTGGGCGAGGAGGTCGTCGAGCCCCGCTTCCGCAGCCTCGCCGACGCCGAGGTGATGGAGAAGAACCCCGGCGACCTGGTCACCGTCGCCGACCGCGAGGCGGAGGTCCGCATCACCGAGGTCCTCGAGCGCGAGCACCCGGGCGCCGTCGTGCTCGGCGAGGAGGCCGCCGAGGAGGACGGCTCGGTCCTCGAGCGCTTCGCCACCGCCGACCACGCGTTCACCGTCGACCCGGTCGACGGCACCAAGAACTTCGTCCGCGGCTCGCCCGACCACGCCATGATGATCGCCGAGCTGCGTGACGGCGAGGTCGTGCGCAGCTGGATCTGGCAGCCGCAGCACCGCACGGCGTACGTCGCCGAGCGCGGCCGCGGCGCCTGGCGCAACGGCGAGCGGCTCACCCGCCCGCCGGTCGGCGAGCACCTGCGCGGGGTCACCTCGCGGCGCAGCTGGATCGGCCGCGCGCTCGGCACCCTGGGTGCGCTGGAGCTGACCTGGGTCTGCTGCGGCGTCGACTACCCGCGGGTGGTCGAGGGCGGCGCCGACTACGCGCTCTACCGCAAGACCAAGCCGTGGGACCACGCACCGGGTGCGCTGCTGCTCAGCGAGGCCGGCGGGGTGCTCGGCACCTTCGACGGCGAGCCCTACCGGCCGCAGGCGCCCGCCCCCGCGGGGCTCGTCGCGGCCGCCGACCGGGCGACGTACGACCTGGTGCGCGGGCTGCTGCACGCGCTGCCGGGCCTGTGA
- a CDS encoding mismatch-specific DNA-glycosylase: MSRSFSRAELVSFRDAEVPDLLSPDVRLLFVGINPGLWTAATGTHFAHPGNRFYPALLRAGVITEPVDPAAGMSEAERDVLRRRGIAITNLVRRATAKASELTRDELVEGGERLRALVAEVRPRVVAVAGVTAYRSAFGQPKAQVGRQPEPLAGSELWVVPNPSGLNAHETVATLAEAYAEVGRAAGIIDAGTMRR, translated from the coding sequence GTGAGTCGATCGTTCTCGCGCGCCGAGCTGGTGTCCTTCCGTGACGCGGAGGTGCCCGATCTGCTGAGCCCCGACGTGCGGCTGCTCTTCGTCGGCATCAACCCCGGGCTGTGGACCGCCGCGACCGGCACCCACTTCGCCCACCCCGGCAACCGCTTCTACCCCGCGCTGCTGCGCGCGGGAGTCATCACCGAGCCGGTCGACCCGGCAGCGGGGATGAGCGAGGCCGAGCGCGACGTGCTGCGCCGCCGCGGCATCGCCATCACCAACCTGGTGCGCCGCGCCACCGCGAAGGCCTCCGAGCTGACGCGCGACGAGCTCGTCGAGGGCGGCGAGCGGCTGCGCGCCCTGGTGGCCGAGGTGCGCCCGCGCGTGGTCGCGGTCGCCGGGGTGACCGCCTACCGCAGCGCCTTCGGCCAGCCGAAGGCCCAGGTCGGGCGCCAGCCCGAGCCGCTGGCCGGCAGCGAGCTGTGGGTGGTGCCCAACCCCTCGGGCCTCAACGCGCACGAGACCGTCGCCACCCTTGCCGAGGCGTACGCCGAGGTCGGACGCGCCGCCGGCATCATCGACGCTGGCACGATGCGCCGATGA
- a CDS encoding DUF4234 domain-containing protein — protein sequence MSEQSPFPPPPPTGEPVAGQQPPPPYGYAPQAYGQAQPQGPGPVGEVRSTGVAMLLFVVTFGIYGWYWWFKVHEEMKRHTGQGIGGVVALVLAIFVGIVMPYLTSAEVGTMQERAGRRRTVGGATGLWYFPGMFILVGPIVWFVKTNGAINDYWRSLGARG from the coding sequence GTGTCCGAGCAGAGCCCCTTCCCGCCGCCGCCCCCGACGGGGGAGCCCGTCGCGGGCCAGCAGCCGCCGCCGCCCTACGGCTACGCCCCGCAGGCCTACGGCCAGGCGCAGCCGCAGGGTCCCGGTCCGGTGGGCGAGGTGCGCAGCACCGGGGTGGCGATGCTGCTGTTCGTGGTGACCTTCGGGATCTACGGCTGGTACTGGTGGTTCAAGGTGCACGAGGAGATGAAGCGCCACACCGGTCAGGGCATCGGGGGCGTGGTCGCGCTCGTGCTCGCGATCTTCGTGGGCATCGTGATGCCCTACCTGACCTCGGCCGAGGTCGGCACGATGCAGGAGCGCGCCGGTCGCCGGCGCACGGTCGGCGGCGCCACCGGGCTGTGGTACTTCCCCGGCATGTTCATCCTGGTGGGCCCGATCGTCTGGTTCGTCAAGACCAACGGCGCGATCAACGACTACTGGCGCTCGCTGGGCGCCCGCGGCTGA
- a CDS encoding GIY-YIG nuclease family protein yields MPYTYILECSDGRYYVGSTWDLDRRLAEHNAGTGAEFTKRRRPVRLVWNAQFDSIADAFAYEKRIQGWGREKREALIRGDFAALPGLASRSWSARQGRRT; encoded by the coding sequence ATGCCCTACACCTACATTCTCGAGTGTTCTGACGGCCGCTACTACGTCGGGAGCACCTGGGACCTCGATCGTCGTCTCGCCGAGCACAACGCCGGCACCGGTGCTGAGTTCACCAAGCGGCGTCGTCCGGTCCGTCTCGTCTGGAACGCCCAGTTCGACTCCATCGCCGACGCCTTCGCCTACGAGAAGCGGATCCAGGGCTGGGGACGTGAGAAGCGTGAGGCACTGATCAGGGGTGACTTCGCAGCGCTGCCGGGTCTGGCGAGCCGCAGCTGGTCCGCTCGCCAGGGTCGGCGCACCTGA
- a CDS encoding DUF1501 domain-containing protein, giving the protein MSTPELTAPTGSGASCGCAEYAAVSRRGLLRGMGAAALTWSVGSAVVSAAGPALAATTTSTATDGSVVVVLSLRGAADGLSLVVPHGDPAYYAARPRIAVPAEKLLVPDGFFGLHPSLAPLLPLWRAGRLAGVHGTGLPVVNRSHFAAMEAVEDAAPGSTERVGWLNRLLGELPGSSPLQGLAAGRAEVPTSLFGPEPVMGFRSLERTRIAGDDKWDPNGTRVRSLERMWKRSSDPMGRAFRSAMAAVDDLEPARAQADRSAAYPDDDLGRALASVARTLRGDVGVSLVTVDHGDWDMHTDLGTLGWGRMRREAESLASGIAAFFDDLGSVADRVTLVTVSEFGRRVAENANHGLDHGWGTVMLLAGAGVRGGYHGSWTPLGTSLDADVPVTTDYRSVLAEVVAARTPASPTVVFPGFQRERVGAMLGQ; this is encoded by the coding sequence TTGAGCACCCCCGAGCTCACCGCCCCCACCGGCTCCGGCGCCTCCTGCGGCTGCGCCGAGTACGCCGCCGTGTCGCGCCGCGGACTGCTGCGCGGCATGGGCGCCGCCGCCCTGACCTGGAGCGTCGGCTCCGCCGTCGTCAGCGCCGCCGGGCCGGCGCTGGCCGCCACCACCACCTCGACCGCGACCGACGGGTCGGTCGTGGTGGTGCTCTCGCTGCGCGGCGCGGCCGACGGGCTGTCCCTGGTCGTGCCCCACGGCGACCCGGCCTACTACGCGGCGCGCCCGCGGATCGCCGTACCGGCCGAGAAGCTGCTGGTGCCCGACGGCTTCTTCGGCCTGCACCCCTCGCTCGCGCCGTTGCTGCCGCTGTGGCGGGCCGGCAGGCTGGCCGGTGTGCACGGCACCGGGCTGCCGGTGGTCAACCGGTCGCACTTCGCGGCCATGGAGGCCGTCGAGGACGCCGCCCCCGGCTCGACCGAGCGGGTCGGCTGGCTCAACCGGCTGCTCGGCGAGCTGCCCGGCTCCTCCCCGCTGCAGGGGCTCGCGGCCGGCCGGGCCGAGGTGCCGACCTCGCTCTTCGGCCCCGAGCCGGTGATGGGCTTCCGCTCCCTGGAGCGGACCCGCATCGCCGGCGACGACAAGTGGGACCCCAACGGCACCCGGGTGCGGTCGCTGGAGCGGATGTGGAAGCGCTCCTCCGACCCGATGGGCCGGGCCTTCCGCTCGGCCATGGCGGCCGTCGACGACCTCGAGCCCGCCCGCGCCCAGGCCGACCGCAGCGCGGCGTACCCCGACGACGACCTGGGCCGCGCGCTGGCCTCGGTGGCCCGCACGCTGCGCGGCGACGTCGGCGTCTCGCTGGTCACCGTCGACCACGGCGACTGGGACATGCACACCGACCTCGGCACCCTGGGCTGGGGCCGGATGCGGCGCGAGGCCGAGTCGCTGGCCAGCGGCATCGCCGCCTTCTTCGACGACCTCGGATCGGTCGCCGACCGGGTCACCCTGGTGACGGTCTCGGAGTTCGGCCGCCGGGTGGCCGAGAACGCCAACCACGGCCTCGACCACGGCTGGGGCACCGTGATGCTGCTGGCCGGCGCCGGCGTGCGCGGCGGCTACCACGGCTCGTGGACCCCGCTCGGCACCAGCCTGGACGCCGACGTACCCGTCACGACCGACTACCGCTCCGTGCTCGCCGAGGTCGTCGCCGCCCGCACCCCCGCCTCCCCCACCGTCGTCTTCCCCGGCTTCCAGCGCGAGCGGGTCGGGGCGATGCTCGGCCAGTAG
- a CDS encoding glucose-1-phosphate adenylyltransferase: MRSAARKKVLAIVLAGGEGKRLMPLTADRAKPAVPFAGIYRLIDFALSNVVNSGYLKVVVLTQYKSHSLDRHVSQTWRMSTLLGNYVTPVPAQQRVGKHWYLGSADAIFQSLNLIKDEKPDIVVVVGADHVYRMDFAQMVEQHVESGAACTVAAIRQPIGMADQFGVIDVHPDEPSRIRDFLEKPTDPTGLPDSPGEVLASMGNYVFDADALVEAVTRDATTTGSKHDMGGDIVPAFVRRSQAGVYDYKDNVVPGATQRDSGYWRDVGTLGSYYAAHMDVVSPLPVFNLYNFDWPIYTSYGPQPPVKVVQGADGTPGVTDEAVLSPGVVVTGGQVRRSVLSPACWVDSGADVSGSVLLNGVIIGAGAVVKDAILDKNVVVPAGARIGVDPEEDLARGLIVQDGLTVMGKDQQLPR, encoded by the coding sequence ATGAGATCCGCGGCGCGCAAGAAGGTCCTGGCGATCGTGCTGGCGGGGGGCGAGGGCAAGCGCCTGATGCCGCTGACCGCGGACCGCGCCAAACCGGCCGTGCCCTTCGCCGGGATCTACCGGCTCATCGACTTCGCGCTGAGCAACGTCGTGAACTCCGGCTACCTCAAGGTGGTCGTGCTGACGCAGTACAAGTCGCACAGCCTCGACCGCCACGTCTCGCAGACCTGGCGGATGTCGACGCTGCTGGGCAACTACGTCACCCCCGTCCCGGCCCAGCAGCGCGTCGGCAAGCACTGGTACCTCGGCAGCGCCGACGCGATCTTCCAGTCGCTGAACCTGATCAAGGACGAGAAGCCCGACATCGTGGTCGTGGTCGGCGCCGACCACGTCTACCGCATGGACTTCGCGCAGATGGTCGAGCAGCACGTCGAGAGCGGCGCGGCCTGCACCGTGGCGGCGATCCGCCAGCCGATCGGGATGGCCGACCAGTTCGGCGTCATCGACGTGCACCCCGACGAGCCGTCGCGCATCCGCGACTTCCTCGAGAAGCCGACCGACCCCACCGGGCTGCCCGACAGCCCCGGCGAGGTGCTGGCCTCGATGGGCAACTACGTCTTCGACGCCGACGCGCTGGTCGAGGCGGTGACCCGCGACGCCACGACCACGGGCTCCAAGCACGACATGGGCGGCGACATCGTGCCGGCGTTCGTGCGCCGCTCGCAGGCCGGGGTCTACGACTACAAGGACAACGTGGTCCCCGGCGCGACCCAGCGCGACAGCGGCTACTGGCGCGACGTCGGGACGCTCGGCTCCTACTACGCCGCCCACATGGACGTCGTCTCGCCGCTGCCGGTCTTCAACCTCTACAACTTCGACTGGCCGATCTACACCTCGTACGGCCCGCAGCCCCCGGTCAAGGTCGTCCAGGGCGCCGACGGCACCCCCGGTGTCACCGACGAGGCGGTCCTCTCGCCCGGCGTCGTGGTGACCGGGGGTCAGGTGCGCCGCTCGGTGCTCTCGCCGGCCTGCTGGGTCGACTCGGGCGCCGACGTGAGCGGCTCGGTGCTGCTCAACGGCGTGATCATCGGTGCCGGGGCGGTGGTGAAGGACGCGATCCTCGACAAGAACGTCGTGGTGCCCGCGGGTGCGCGGATCGGCGTCGACCCCGAGGAGGACCTGGCGCGCGGGCTGATCGTGCAGGACGGGCTCACCGTGATGGGCAAGGACCAGCAGCTGCCCCGCTGA